The Alkalinema sp. FACHB-956 genome has a window encoding:
- a CDS encoding Uma2 family endonuclease, which yields MTIATPRRMSLEDYLNYDDGTDTRYELVDGVLVAMGNEKRLNEKIALWLIGQFLPWVPLDLIARGTQIAVQSPSVTIRTPDLMVLTETLDQLLTQASQSVITHEMPPPQLAIEVVSPGAVGSENYQRDYVQKPIEYAARGIPEYWIIDPERAVVLIGLLQEGRYQFQAFRGSEAIVSPTFPALNLTASQILKAGQDGEVNQ from the coding sequence ATGACGATCGCGACTCCACGACGGATGAGCCTTGAGGATTATCTAAACTACGATGACGGGACTGATACCCGCTATGAGTTGGTGGATGGGGTATTGGTCGCGATGGGCAACGAGAAACGACTGAACGAAAAAATTGCGCTTTGGCTGATTGGGCAGTTTCTCCCCTGGGTTCCCCTTGACTTGATCGCGCGGGGCACGCAGATAGCAGTCCAGAGTCCATCCGTTACGATACGGACGCCCGATCTCATGGTGCTGACTGAGACGCTAGATCAATTGCTGACCCAGGCGAGTCAATCTGTGATTACCCACGAGATGCCTCCGCCTCAACTGGCGATCGAGGTGGTGAGTCCTGGTGCGGTTGGCAGTGAAAACTACCAACGGGACTACGTTCAAAAGCCGATCGAGTATGCAGCGCGGGGCATTCCCGAGTATTGGATTATCGATCCGGAGCGGGCTGTGGTTTTAATTGGCCTCTTGCAGGAGGGGCGCTACCAGTTTCAGGCGTTTAGGGGGAGTGAGGCGATCGTGTCTCCCACGTTCCCAGCGCTGAATCTAACGGCTAGTCAAATTCTCAAGGCAGGGCAGGACGGGGAGGTCAACCAATGA
- a CDS encoding Uma2 family endonuclease has translation MTIATPRRMSLEDYLNYDDGTDTRYELVDGVLVAMGAESPINNTIVMVLLGVLGSLGIPFYRFATGHHIQVDSNKATARQPDLIVHTEESIQAILKEGKMLRSEMPAPLLVVEVVSNSDHDRSSRERDYFDKWTEYAARQIPEYWIVDPSAGLVLVCVLVGAAYQNVEFRGNEAIVSSTFPALNLTASQILKAGQDGEVNQ, from the coding sequence ATGACGATCGCGACTCCACGACGGATGAGCCTTGAGGATTATCTAAACTACGATGACGGGACTGATACCCGCTATGAGTTGGTGGATGGGGTATTGGTCGCGATGGGTGCTGAAAGTCCAATTAACAATACGATTGTCATGGTTTTACTGGGGGTCTTAGGATCCCTGGGTATCCCGTTCTATCGCTTTGCCACGGGCCATCACATTCAAGTCGATTCCAACAAGGCCACCGCAAGACAACCCGATCTGATTGTTCACACTGAGGAATCCATCCAAGCGATCCTGAAAGAGGGAAAGATGCTGCGATCGGAGATGCCTGCTCCGCTGTTGGTGGTGGAAGTGGTGTCTAATAGCGACCACGATCGCAGCAGTCGAGAGCGGGATTACTTTGACAAATGGACTGAATACGCAGCACGGCAGATTCCGGAATACTGGATAGTGGATCCCAGTGCAGGGTTGGTGCTGGTCTGCGTTTTAGTCGGGGCTGCTTATCAGAACGTTGAGTTTCGGGGCAATGAGGCGATCGTGTCTTCCACGTTCCCAGCGCTGAATCTAACGGCTAGTCAAATTCTCAAGGCAGGGCAGGACGGGGAGGTCAACCAATGA